Proteins encoded together in one Porites lutea chromosome 2, jaPorLute2.1, whole genome shotgun sequence window:
- the LOC140926304 gene encoding uncharacterized protein, with protein sequence MVEWTRTRKYGHIYERLPGHLQGKWRKTAMLYRERSGRRELDFKELSKFITAQSQIENDPVYGRKSEQQTKFSVGRNPNQKALEERAGPTIPTLATEVRARENGDNQRTKNCPENTSCTEKDCARPQDHHSLWHISTKNEIEDVEGNPEQSSPEVSNLSVNNATTEYNSRSFVLLKVVPLRVAAENGRPLTTYAMLDSAAFSLMITSNIVDKLQLQGVPEKVSINTVTQRDQNLELCKVKFQISSATQGSPSFPVYHAFTVRSLNVSDRYCPSQLDLSPWPHLSGLQLPNTAVDVNEVSVLTGQHVPQVHLVLDYCWGDTPQSQPYGMKTPFGWCVAGATNGKEDENKPVALSVFEFNWAEDKRDMKLHEQVERFWALESLGFRSDGTSNSLEDERALEILKTDQLSRRVEDKGYAVKLSEEEAVRTSIRTWYLSHHGVINPKKSKVRVVYDAAARFEGTALNTELLQGPLLNNTLVAVLMRFRKDEVAVASDA encoded by the exons ACATCTATGAGCGTTTGCCAGGTCACCTTCAAGGAAAGTGGAGAAAGACTGCGATGTTGTATCGCGAGAGGTCGGGTCGAAGAGAGCTGGACTTTAAGGAGCTATCCAAATTTATTACTGCACAGTCGCAAATTGAGAACGACCCGGTGTATGGCAGAAAGAGTGAACAACAAACAAAGTTCAGTGTTGGCAGGAACCCCAATCAAAAAGCACTTGAAGAAAGGGCTGGTCCGACGATCCCCACTCTAGCAACAGAGGTCCGGGCACGAGAAAACGGAGATAATCAGAGAACAAA GAACTGCCCTGAAAATACCAGTTGTACTGAGAAAGACTGTGCTCGTCCACAAGATCACCACTCGCTGTGGCATATTTCGACAAAAAACGAGATTGAGGATGTTGAAGGCAATCCTGAGCAGAGTTCCCCGGAAGTGTCCAATTTGTCAGTGAATAATGCAACGACAGAGTATAACAGTAGGAGCTTTGTATTGCTCAAAGTTGTTCCACTTAGAGTGGCTGCTGAAAATGGGAGACCACTTACTACGTATGCTATGTTAGACTCAGCTGCTTTTAGCTTAATGATCACTTCTAACATTGTAGACAAACTGCAACTTCAAGGAGTTCCAGAGAAAGTTAGCATAAACACTGTCACTCAAAGagaccaaaatcttgaattatgCAAGGTAAAATTCCAGATCAGCTCAGCGACCCAAGGTAGTCCGTCCTTCCCAGTGTATCACGCCTTCACAGTGAGAAGTTTAAATGTGTCGGACCGCTACTGCCCAAGTCAACTGGATTTGTCTCCTTGGCCACACCTCAGTGGTCTTCAGTTGCCAAATACTGCTGTCGATGTGAATGAAGTCTCTGTGTTAACTGGTCAACACGTACCACAAGTTCATTTGGTTCTTGATTATTGCTGGGGAGACACTCCACAGAGTCAGCCATACGGAATGAAGACCCCCTTTGGATGGTGCGTAGCCGGGGCAACCAACGGAAAGGAGGATGAAAACAAGCCTGTTGCTCTATCAGTGTTCGAATTTAATTGGGCTGAAGACAAGAGAGACATGAAACTGCACGAACAAGTTGAAAGGTTTTGGGCTTTAGAATCACTTGGATTCAGGAGTGATGGCACTTCGAACAGTCTTGAAGACGAAAGAGCCCTCGAAATCCTAAAGACGGACCAACTAAGCCGAAGGGTGGAAG ACAAGGGTTATGCAGTGAAATTGTCGGAAGAAGAAGCGGTTCGTACGAGCATCCGCACATGGTACCTTTCCCACCATGGAGTGATCAACCCAAAGAAGTCTAAAGTAAGGGTAGTGTATGATGCAGCTGCGAGATTTGAAGGGACCGCACTTAATACGGAACTGCTACAAGGACCGCTGCTTAACAACACATTAGTAGCAGTATTGATGCGGTTTAGAAAGGATGAAGTAGCAGTAGCTTCTGATGCATAG
- the LOC140926305 gene encoding uncharacterized protein, with protein MFHGVACREDDTDALRFLWWDGSLDGPPSDYKMNVHLFGKADSPCIAAWALQQTAADNEAAFGEEIREIVMKNFYVDDSLFSKPSTEQAGHSSLELMGMLSKGNFRPTKFISNDKDVLASIPAEERTIKNLDLDKLPIERALAQQWNIDTDTFVVRTSPPSGRPGNDTAKVFVYTEPDF; from the coding sequence ATGTTTCATGGAGTGGCTTGCAGAGAGGACGACACTGACGCACTCCGATTCTTGTGGTGGGATGGTAGTTTAGACGGACCACCTAGTGACTATAAGATGAACGTACATTTGTTCGGGAAGGCAGATTCGCCATGCATTGCTGCTTGGGCATTACAGCAGACTGCTGCAGACAACGAGGCTGCCTTTGGAGAAGAAATTCGTGAAATTgtcatgaaaaatttctatGTAGATGATAGTTTGTTCTCGAAGCCGTCGACAGAACAGGCAGGGCATTCATCATTGGAACTGATGGGAATGTTAAGCAAAGGGAATTTTCGCCCGACTAAATTCATTTCAAATGACAAAGATGTATTGGCTTCCATCCCAGCCGAGGAAAGAACAATCAAGAATCTTGACCTCGATAAACTTCCTATAGAGAGAGCCCTCGCACAACAATGGAACATTGATACCGATACGTTTGTTGTCAGGACATCGCCGCCATCAGGTCGACCCGGGAATGACACGGCGAAGGTGTTTGTCTACACTGAGCCCGATTTTTGA